The DNA region CGGACCGCCGTCGACCGATTCGGTGGGCTCACCACTCTGGTCAACAATGCCGGCGTGCTGCATCGTGCTGCACTGGCCGACGAGACGGCGGCGGGGTTCGAGGAATGCTGGCGGGTCAACTGCCTCGGGCCGTTCCTCGGAATCCAGGCTGTGCTACCGCATCTGCGAGAGTCCGAGGGCGCAGCCATCGTGAACACCTGCAGCACCGGGGCGATCCGGCCGTTCCCCAACCACGGTGCCTACGGGTCGTCGAAGTGGGCTCTTCGGGGGCTCACCCAGGTCGCCGCGGCCGAACTCGCGTCCGTGGGCATCAGGGTCAACTCCGTGTTCCCCGGTGCGGTCGCGACGCCGATGCTCGACGAGGCCACCCAAGCGCGCCTGTCCGCAAACGCGATGATGGGCCGCATCGGCAAGCCCGTCGAGATCGCGGACGCGGTGGCGTTCCTGGTTTCCGAACATGCAGCGTTCATCACCGGATCGGAGCTCGTCGTCGACGGTGGGCAGTCTCTGCAGATCGGATGAAAACCCCATGACCAAGACGCTCTCCGTGGGAATCATCGGCGCCGGCCCCGGCGGTCTGGCCCTCGCAATCTTCCTGCGCAAAGCAGGTTTCCACGACTTCACGGTCTTCGACCGCGAGGACGGCATCGGTGGTACCTGGCGGATCAACACCTACCCGGGTCTGGCCTGCGATGTGAAGTCACACCTGTACTCCTACTCCTTTGATCTCAACCCGCACTGGTCGAGGCTGTGGTCCGGGCAGCAGGAGATCCTCGAGTACTTCGAACGATGCGCACACCGCTACCGGCTTCACCCGAACCTGATGCTGAACACCGAGATCGTCTCGGCCAGATGGGAATCGGCAACCAGGACATGGCGGTTGGTCACCGCAGGCGGCGACGAGCACGAATTCGACATCGTGGTGTCGGCGATCGGGCTGTTCACCAAGCCGGTGATGCCCGACCTCTCCGAAGAGCAGCCGTTCACCGGAACGGTCATGCACACGGCGCGCTGGGATCATTCGGTGGACCTGACCGACGCGAGGGTGGCGGTTCTCGGAACGGGTTCGACTGCGGCACAACTGGTTCCCGAGGTCGCGAAGCGGGCCGCAAAGGTGTACTCCGTCCAGAGGTCGCCCACGTGGGTGCTCCCCAAACCGGATCGGGCCTACACCGCGCGCGAGAAGTGGCTCTTCGCGCACGTCCCGCTGGCCAAGAAGATCTATCGCACCAGGCTGTGGCTGCGCAGCGAGTCGAACATCTCCGTCATCGAAGACGGCAGTGACAAGACCCAGGAGTTCAAGGGTGTTGCGCTGCGCGCGTTGGAAGCCGCCATCACCGATGAGGATCTGCGGCGCAGGCTCACCCCTGAGCACCCGTTCGGTTGCAAGCGCCTGGTTTTTGCCACCGACTATCTGAAAGCGCTGAACCAGTCGCACGTCGAGGTGGTGTCCAGCCCGGCGCGCGCACTGCGGGCCCGGTCGCTGGTGACCGAGGACGGGACCGAACTCGACGTGGACATCGTGCTGTGCGCGACGGGTTACGCTGCGGCGGATTACCTGGGGCAGATCGACGTGCGCGGTGTCGACGCCGCGGCGCTGAGCGACACCTGGCGCGACGGCGCGTTCGCCTACCTGGGGATGTCCGTCCCGGGATACCCCAACTTCTTCATGCTCTACGGGCCCAACACCAACGTCGGTTCCAACAGCGTCATCTTCATGCTCGAGGCGCAGGCCCGCTATATCGTGCGGGCGCTGACGTACATGCGGCGCAGGGACGAAACCTATATCGAGGTCCGCTCGGAGGTGATGGCGCAGTTCATCACCCGGGTCGACGCGTGGATGCAGGGAACCGTGTGGTTGACACGGTGCAGCAATTACTTCCGAGCCGCCAACGGCAGGGTCGTCACACAGTGGCCACGCAGCGCCCGCGATTTCTGGAGACTCACCCGGCGGTTCCGGCCCGGGGACTACGCCTTCTCCGACACCCGAGGGCACTCGCGCACCCGGTCGGGCCTCCGGGTCGGCGCTCACGACACGGAGGATCGGCGATGACGGAACGTCCTGCGGCGCGCGACATCGCCGACCGACTCGACCCGGTGCTGCGTCCCCTCGCCACGGCGCGCACCGACCTGGCGCCGGCAGTGCTGGGCGCCGTGCGTGATTCGCTCAACCAGCGGCGCGCGGAGACGGCCGCCACCGCAGACACCGTGGGTGTCGAGATCGAACAGCGTGATGTCGCAGTCGAGGCGGGCAGGGTCGTCACCGTGCGGATCTACCGCGGCGGCCCGCCGCCGGCCCCTGCGGTCGTCTACTGCCACGCAGGTGCGTTTGTGCTCGGAAACCTCGACACCGACCACCGCCAGTGCATCGAGCTTGCCCGTCGCGGCCGGTGCACCGTGCTGTCGGTGAATTACCGCCTGGCGCCGGAGGATCCGTTCCCGGCAGCGTTGGATGATGCGATCGCCGTCCTCGAGTGGGCGGCAGGCAGTGCTGCGGCCCTGGGCATCGATTCCGATGCTCTGGCAGTGGCCGGAAGCAGCGCGGGGGCCGCCCTCGCTGCCCGGCTGGCCCAGCGCGCTGCCGCCGGAATGGCGCCGACGGTCGTGTTCCAGCTGTTGCACCAGCCCGTGCTCGACAACCGGCCGTCACCGTCGAAGGACGAGTTCACCACCACCCCCGGATTCGACGGTCCCGCGGTGGACTGGATGTGGCGTCACTATCTGGCAGACACCCGGGCGACCGCAGACGCGGCCCCTGCGCGTGCGGACGACCTGACCTCTCTGCCCAGTGCGCTGATCACCTGCTCGGAACTCGATCCGCTCCGCGACGAGGCGATCGACTATGCGCTGCGGCTGATGTGGGCCGGGGTCACCACCGAGCTGCACGTGTTCCCCGGCACCTGTCACGGGTTCGATTCTCTGGTGCCCGACTGGGCGACCAGCACGCAGCTCTTCGAGATCCAGGGTGCGGCGCTGCGGCGGGCCCTGCTGCGCTAAGCCAACTCTCGGGCGACAGCCTGATGGTAGGCGTCGATGTGGGCCGGGTTGACCGTGCGGAAGAAGCCATCCGGTAGCGGTGAGTCCTTGAAGGCCTCGACGGTCATGGTGCGGCTGAACAAGGTGATGCCCTCGCCGGGACGGGTGAACTTGTATTGCACGGTGATCCGACCCGGCATGCCGCCGGTGCCGTCGGCATCGTGGCCGAGATTGCCGACGGAGTTGAACATCCACAGCTTCGGGCGCATCGCGATCGCGAGGTGCCAGGTGAAGACACGCGTGCCGTCGGGACCGTTCTCGGTCCAGGTGTCACCCACCGTGAGCGGCAGCTTCTCGGGCACCTTGCCGACGTGCGCGCTACCCGGGTAGGTCTTCGGCCAATTGGCCGGGTTGGTCACGAAGTCGTAGATCTCCTCGGGAGATCGGGTGAATGCCGTCTCCGACGTCGTCGTCACGATCCCCACGGTGTCCGCCCTTCCATCTGGTCCAGCACAGCTTTACAAAATATCGCCGTAATGTCACGCTGCTGGGCATGGACTTCTCCGAGGTAGAGCTGTCCGACGGGGATCGGGAGTTCCAGGCGGAGCTGCGCTCGTTTCTCGCCTCGGTGGTGACCGACGACGTCATCCGCCGCGACCGCGTCACCGGGGACAACTTCGACGAAGGCCTCCATCTGGCGCTCGGGGCGGCCGGATACCTCGAACGCGACTGGCTGCCCGAGGCTGCCGGAGGCTTCACTGCGGTCCGTCGCCGGATCTGGGAACTCGAGATCGGTCGCGTGCACGCACCGTGGTTCCACTGGGGCACCACGTCGATGGTCGCCACCGCGGTGGACCGGTTCGGGTCGGCCGAACTCAAGGAGGAGGTACTCGGCAAGGTCCTGAGCGGGCACCACCGGCTGTGTCTGGGCTACACCGAGCCGGAAGGCGGCTCCGACGTGGCGACCTGCAAGACCCGCGCGGTGCGCGATGGAGCGGGCTGGGTTGTCAATGGCTCCAAGATGTTCACGTCCAACGCCCACCATGCGCAGTACGTCTTCCTGATCACCAACACCGACCCCGCGGCTGCCAAGCATCAGAGCCTGACCATGTTCCTGGTCCCTCTCGATGCGCCGGGAGTGGAGATCCAGCCCATCCGCACCGTCGACGGCGACCGCACCAACATCACCTTCTACAGCGATGTCCGGATCGACGACAGGTACCGGGTCGGCCCCGTCAACGGCGGCTGGGCGGTGCTCCGCGAGGCGCTCAACGCCGAACACGGCACGGTGGAACTCGACGACAGCGGCCTGCACAAGATCGCGGTGATGACCGAGCACGCTCTGCTGCTCGCCGAAGCGATCGACACGATCGCCGGTGAGGCCGACATCTCCGAGGGTTCCGTCGGATACCGGTTGGGCCGCAGCATCGCTCGGACGGAGGTCGCTCTGAGCACCCCGGGGATGTTCGGCCGCGTGGCGATCGCCCAGACCCTTCGCGACGTCACGCCCGATCTGATGGACATCCTCGGCGCCGCGTCGAGCCTTCCGACGGGGACCGGCGGTGCTGCCGGCGACGGGGGAGCGGAGTACGTGTTCCGGCTGGCGTCACCCACCGGTGTCTACGGAGGCACGCTCGAGGTGTTCCGCAACATGATCGCCCAGCATGCGCTCGGTCTGGGCCGGCCCCAGTACGCACCGCCCGCCGACCGCCGCAGCTAGAGCCGGGCGATCACCTCCGATGACAGCACCTCCAGCGTCTCGTCGGAACAGCGGTCGTGGGTGAACAGCACGATCTGACCGAACCCCATCGCGATGAGCTCACCGAGGCGGTCGACCACTGCGGGTGGGGTGCCGATCAAGCCCGCCTCGTGCAGACCGAAGCCCGCTACGCCGAAACGCTTTTCAGCGAGACTGCGCACCTTCGGCAGCGATGCGTCATCCGGTGCCAGTGCCATCACCGCCTCGATCGAGAGCACGATGGTCTGTGGATCACGACCGATGTCCTCGCAGATCGACCGCAGCACCGAGATCTTGTGCCCGATGTCGCCCAGCGCGTAGGTCGGTACGTTCCACACGTCGGCGTAGCGAGCCACCAGTGGCAGGGTGAACTTCTCGCCGACCCCGCCGAC from Mycobacterium sp. DL includes:
- a CDS encoding glucose 1-dehydrogenase — its product is MAGDRVALVTGAARGQGAAIAARLIEDGFRVAACDLLAEELAGTVASLGADRVTAVALDVTSVDQWAAAVRTAVDRFGGLTTLVNNAGVLHRAALADETAAGFEECWRVNCLGPFLGIQAVLPHLRESEGAAIVNTCSTGAIRPFPNHGAYGSSKWALRGLTQVAAAELASVGIRVNSVFPGAVATPMLDEATQARLSANAMMGRIGKPVEIADAVAFLVSEHAAFITGSELVVDGGQSLQIG
- a CDS encoding NAD(P)/FAD-dependent oxidoreductase is translated as MTKTLSVGIIGAGPGGLALAIFLRKAGFHDFTVFDREDGIGGTWRINTYPGLACDVKSHLYSYSFDLNPHWSRLWSGQQEILEYFERCAHRYRLHPNLMLNTEIVSARWESATRTWRLVTAGGDEHEFDIVVSAIGLFTKPVMPDLSEEQPFTGTVMHTARWDHSVDLTDARVAVLGTGSTAAQLVPEVAKRAAKVYSVQRSPTWVLPKPDRAYTAREKWLFAHVPLAKKIYRTRLWLRSESNISVIEDGSDKTQEFKGVALRALEAAITDEDLRRRLTPEHPFGCKRLVFATDYLKALNQSHVEVVSSPARALRARSLVTEDGTELDVDIVLCATGYAAADYLGQIDVRGVDAAALSDTWRDGAFAYLGMSVPGYPNFFMLYGPNTNVGSNSVIFMLEAQARYIVRALTYMRRRDETYIEVRSEVMAQFITRVDAWMQGTVWLTRCSNYFRAANGRVVTQWPRSARDFWRLTRRFRPGDYAFSDTRGHSRTRSGLRVGAHDTEDRR
- a CDS encoding alpha/beta hydrolase encodes the protein MTERPAARDIADRLDPVLRPLATARTDLAPAVLGAVRDSLNQRRAETAATADTVGVEIEQRDVAVEAGRVVTVRIYRGGPPPAPAVVYCHAGAFVLGNLDTDHRQCIELARRGRCTVLSVNYRLAPEDPFPAALDDAIAVLEWAAGSAAALGIDSDALAVAGSSAGAALAARLAQRAAAGMAPTVVFQLLHQPVLDNRPSPSKDEFTTTPGFDGPAVDWMWRHYLADTRATADAAPARADDLTSLPSALITCSELDPLRDEAIDYALRLMWAGVTTELHVFPGTCHGFDSLVPDWATSTQLFEIQGAALRRALLR
- a CDS encoding SRPBCC family protein, encoding MGIVTTTSETAFTRSPEEIYDFVTNPANWPKTYPGSAHVGKVPEKLPLTVGDTWTENGPDGTRVFTWHLAIAMRPKLWMFNSVGNLGHDADGTGGMPGRITVQYKFTRPGEGITLFSRTMTVEAFKDSPLPDGFFRTVNPAHIDAYHQAVARELA
- a CDS encoding acyl-CoA dehydrogenase family protein — encoded protein: MDFSEVELSDGDREFQAELRSFLASVVTDDVIRRDRVTGDNFDEGLHLALGAAGYLERDWLPEAAGGFTAVRRRIWELEIGRVHAPWFHWGTTSMVATAVDRFGSAELKEEVLGKVLSGHHRLCLGYTEPEGGSDVATCKTRAVRDGAGWVVNGSKMFTSNAHHAQYVFLITNTDPAAAKHQSLTMFLVPLDAPGVEIQPIRTVDGDRTNITFYSDVRIDDRYRVGPVNGGWAVLREALNAEHGTVELDDSGLHKIAVMTEHALLLAEAIDTIAGEADISEGSVGYRLGRSIARTEVALSTPGMFGRVAIAQTLRDVTPDLMDILGAASSLPTGTGGAAGDGGAEYVFRLASPTGVYGGTLEVFRNMIAQHALGLGRPQYAPPADRRS